The stretch of DNA GGGTCTCGCCGCTCAGTTTGAAAACGTTGGTGGTGTAGAAAGCGTCCAGCACTTCTTCAGTGGTATAGCCGAGCGCACGCAGCAGTACCGATGCCGGCAGCTTGCGACGACGGTCAATACGCACGAATACGCAGTCTTTCGGGTCGAACTCGAAGTCCAACCACGAACCGCGGTAAGGAATGATGCGCGCGGAGTACAGCAGTTTGCCGGAGCTATGCGTCTTGCCGCGGTCGTGGTCGAAGAACACGCCCGGGGAACGGTGCAGCTGGGAAACGATTACACGCTCGGTACCGTTGATTACGAAGGTACCGTTCTCAGTCATCAGGGGGATTTCACCCATGTAGACTTCTTGCTCTTTGATGTCCTTGATCGCTTTGTTCGACGACTCTTTGTCGAAAATGATCAGGCGCACTTTTACCCGCAAAGGTACGGCGAAAGTTACACCGCGCAATACGCATTCTTTGACATCAAATGCCGGTTCGCCCAGGCGATAACCGACGTACTCCAGCGCAGCATTGCCGGAGTAGCTGATGATCGGGAAAACGGATTTGAAGGCCGCATGCAGGCCCACGTCGCGGAACTGATCTTTAGTCGCTCCCGCTTGCAAGAATTCACGATACGAATCCAGCTGGATGGCCAGGAGGTACGGCACATCCATGACGTCCGGCAACTTGCTAAAGTCCTTGCGGATACGTTTTTTCTCAGTATATGAGTAAGCCATCAGCGTTCCCCAGCTTGGTCACCTGCTTGTTTGGCCCCTCCCGACGGGAGCAGCCAGAAAATCGTGCAAACCCCATGGTTTGCGCCACCGCATCGGGTGGTTACAGCGCCTTTATCAGCACCGACCCAGTCGGCTGCCAATAACGGAAAAAGGCCGGTGGCAAGAGCCACCAGCCATCAGCCTGTCGCTTGACGCTCGGGCTGGAGGAGCAAAGTCGATACTTATTTCAGCTCGACTTTAGCGCCTGCTTCTTCCAGCTTCTTCTTGGCGTCTTCAGCAGCTTCTTTCGAAACGCCTTCAGCTACAACCTGAGGAGCGCCGTCTACTTTCTCTTTGGCTTCTTTCAGGCCCAGACCGGTCAGTTCACGAACTGCCTTGATCACGTTAACCTTCTTCTCGCCAGCTTCCAGCAGAACAACGTTGAACTCGGTTTGCTCTTCAACAACAGCGGCAGCAGCAGCTGGACCAGCCGAAGCAGCAGCAGCGGTAACACCGAAGGTTTCTTCCATCGCTTTGATCAGCTCAACGATTTCCACTACGGATTTCTGGCCGATTGCTTCGATGATTTGTTCGTTAGTCAGAGACATGACTCAATTCCTGAATTGGGGGACGGCCTTCGCGACCATCGAAATAAACAAAAAACGCGAGAAGTTGACGAGCCTTAGGCTGCGGCAGCTTCTTTCTGGTCGCGAATTGCCGCCAGAGTACGAGCCAACTTGCTGGTAGCGCCTTGAATCACGCTCATCAGCTGAGAAATTGCTTCGTCACGGGTCGGCAGAGTTGCCAGTACGTCGATCTGATTAGCTGCGAGGAACTTGCCCTCGAACGCAGCTGCCTTGATCTCGAACTTGTCCTGACCCTTGGCAAACTCTTTGAAGATACGGGCAGCAGCGCCCGGATGTTCGTTCGAGAATGCAATCAGGGTCGGGCCGGTGAACACGTCGTTGAGAACACTGTATTGAGTGTCAGCAACAGCGCGCTTGAGCAGGGTGTTACGTACAACACGTACGTAAACGCCAGCTTCACGAGCCTCTTTACGGAGTCCGGTCATTGCGCCTACTGTTACGCCACGTGCATCAACCACGACAGCGGACAGAGCGACTTTGGCAGCCTCGTTGACTTCAGCGACGATGGCCTTCTTGTCTTCGAGATTAATTGCCACGGGTTTAACTCCTGCTTGTTACCGTTTCACTCGGCCGAAACCGAATGTCGTTTTGGTGTCTGATTCGGTAAGGAACCGGGAGCACCATCTGCGTAGGCTTATGGTTTAAGACTTGCGCCGCCTACGGTCTTGGATAGCCCCCGCCAGGCAGGGACCCCAATCTTTCAATTGGCGCGAACAATCGCGCCAACCTTTGTCTTACGCGTCCAGCGAGCTCTGGTCGATGACCAGACCTGGGCCCATAGTGGTGCTCAGGGTAACGCGCTTGACGTAGATACCTTTCGAAGAAGCTGGTTTGATACGCTTCAGATCAGCGATCAGGGCTTCAACGTTTTCCTTCAGCTTGACGGCATCGAAGCCGATCTTGCCAACGGAAGTGTGGATGATGCCGTTTTTGTCGGTGCGATAGCGAACCTGACCAGCCTTGGCGTTTTTAACCGCGGTGGCTACGTCTGGAGTTACGGTGCCGACTTTCGGGTTAGGCATCAGGCCACGTGGACCGAGGATCTGACCCAGCTGACCTACAACGCGCATGGCATCAGGGGATGCGATCACTACGTCATAGTTCAGGTCGCCGCCTTTCATTTCGGCAGCAAGGTCGTCCATACCTACACGGTCAGCGCCGGCAGCCAGAGCGGCTTCAGCAGCTGGACCCTGGGTGAACACAGCAACGCGAACGGTCTTGCCAGTGCCGTGTGGCAGCACAGTAGCGCTACGAACAACCTGGTCGGATTTACGCGGGTCTACGCCCAGGTTTACAGCAACGTCAAACGACTCGCTGAACTTGACAGTCGACAGCTCAGCCAGCAGAGCAGCAGCGTCTACAATGTTGTAGGCCTTGCCTGCTTCGATTTTGCCGGCGATAGCCTTTTGACGCTTGGTCAGCTTAGCCATTACACACCCTCCACGTTAAGGCCCATGCTACGAGCAGAACCGGCGATAGTACGCACGGCTGCATCCATATCAGCTGCAGTCAGATCCGCGTTTTTGGTTTTCGCGATTTCTTCCAGCTGAGCACGGGTAACAGTGCCAACCTTAACGGTGTTCGGACGAGCGGAACCGCTGGTCAGACCGGCCGCCTTCTTCAGCAGAACCGAAGCAGGGGTGGATTTGGTTTCGAAAGTGAAGCTACGGTCGCTGTAGACAGTGATGATCACTGGAGTCGGCAGACCTGCTTCAAGACCCTGAGTACGGGCGTTGAAAGCCTTGCAGAATTCCATGATGTTCACGCCGTGCTGACCCAGAGCAGGACCAACAGGTGGGCTTGGGTTAGCCTGAGCGGCCTTCACTTGCAGCTTGATGTAAGCGGTAATCTTCTTGGCCATGAGGCACTCCAATTACGGGTTCGAACGCCTCGAAAGGCTCCCCGGTTACTTGCGCGTTTATCCCAGTGACGACAAAACCCCACAGCCTAGGGCTGCGGGGTTGGGATGCTTGCTCAGTTAGACCTTTTCGACCTGACTGAACTCCAACTCTACCGGAGTAGAGCGACCGAAAATAAGCACTGCCACCTGGACACGGCTTTTTTCGTAGTTAACTTCTTCGACAGTGCCGTTAAAGTCAGCGAATGGACCGTCAGTAACACGAACCACTTCACCTGGCTCAAACAGAGTCTTCGGCTTCGGCTTGTCACTACCATCAGCCACGCGACGCAGAATTGCTTCCGCCTCTTTGTCGGTAATTGGTGCAGGCTTGTCGGCGGTACCGCCAATGAAACCCATCACCCGAGGAGTATCCTTGACCAAGTGCCAAGTACCCTCATTCATATCCATCTGAACCAGCACGTAGCCCGGAAAGAACTTACGCTCGCTTTTGCGCTTCTGGCCATTACGCATTTCAACCACTTCTTCAGTGGGAACCAGAATCTCGCCGAAGCCATCTTCCATGCCTGCCAGCTTTACGCGCTCGATCAGCGAGCGCATCACATGCTTCTCGTAACCCGAGTAAGCATGCACAACATACCAACGCTTAGCCACGGGACACCCTTAGCCAACAATCAAGGAAACAAGCCAACCGAGCAGGGAATCAAGCCCCCACAACAGCAACGCCATAACCAGAACAACAGCCACCACAATCAGGGTGGTCTGCGTGGTTTCTTGGCGAGTTGGCCACACGACTTTACGAATCTCGGTACGAGCTTCCTTAACCAGCACAAAGAAAGACTTGCCCTTCGCAGTCTGCAGGCCTACAAAGGCAGCTACAGCAGCAATGACAAGCAATGCGAGTACACGGTACAGGATCGGCGAAGCAGAGTAATACTGATTGCCAACAACGCCAACAACCACCAAAGCGACAACTACAAGCCACTTGAGCAGATCGAAGCGAGAGCCTTGAGCTTCAGCTTTAGGAGTCATCTATGAAGATCCTGTGAAAAGAAAGCCAGACACACCGAGTGAATCTGGCAGGTCAGGAGGGAATCGAACCCCCAACCTACGGTTTTGGAGACCGTCGCTCTGCCAATTGAGCTACTGACCTAAAACAAAATCAGGCCGACCATTATGCCGGCCCGAAAAATACATTACAACCGCTTATTCGATGATTTTGGCTACGACGCCAGCGCCGACGGTACGACCGCCTTCACGGATAGCGAAACGCAGACCGTCTTCCATTGCGATGGTTTTGATCAAGGTAACAGTCATCTGAATGTTGTCACCTGGCATTACCATTTCAACGCCTTCTGGCAGCTCGCAGTTACCAGTCACGTCAGTAGTACGGAAGTAGAACTGTGGACGGTAGCCTTTGAAGAACGGTGTGTGACGACCGCCTTCTTCCTTGCTCAGAACATAAACTTCTGCAGTGAACTTGGTGTGCGGCTTAACCGAACCCGGCTTAACCAGAACCTGACCACGCTCAACGTCGTCACGCTTGGTGCCACGCAGCAGAACGCCGCAGTTCTCGCCAGCACGACCTTCGTCGAGCAGCTTGCGGAACATTTCAACACCGGTGCAAGTAGTAACGGTGGTGTCACGCAGACCAACGATTTCCAGCGGATCCTGAACGCGAACGATACCGCGCTCGATACGACCAGTCACAACAGTACCGCGACCCGAGATCGAGAACACGTCTTCGATTGGCATCAGGAACGGCTTGTCGATCATACGAACTGGCTCTGGAATGTAGGCATCCAGAGTCTCTACCAGCTTCTTAACAGCGGTAGTGCCCATCTCGTTGTCGTCTTTGCCTTCCAGCGCCATACGAGCCGAACCGATGATGATTGGAGTGTCATCGCCCGGGAAGTCATAGGTGGACAGCAGGTCGCGAACCTCCATCTCAACCAGCTCCAGCAGCTCAGCGTCGTCTACCAAGTCAGCCTTGTTCAGGAAAACCACGATGTACGGAACGCCTACCTGACGGGACAGCAGGATGTGCTCACGGGTTTGTGGCATCGGACCATCAGCGGCCGAGCAAACCAGAATAGCGCCGTCCATTTGAGCAGCACCGGTGATCATGTTCTTCACGTAGTCAGCGTGACCTGGGCAGTCAACGTGAGCGTAGTGACGGATCTTCGAGTTGTACTCAACGTGTGCGGTGTTGATGGTGATACCGCGAGCTTTTTCTTCTGGTGCGCTGTCAATCTTGTCGAAGTCAACGATTGCAGAACCGAAAACTTCGGAGCAAACGCGAGTCAGAGCAGCAGTCAGAGTGGTTTTACCGTGGTCAACGTGACCAATGGTCCCAACGTTGACGTGGGGCAGGGAACGATCAAATTTTTCCTTAGCCATCGATATCACCCTCAACAGAAGAAATTAGACAAACAATATCAACCATTAAAACAAAGGCAGATATTTTCATATCTGCCTTGTTATATGGAGCTCTTGAGCGGATTTGAACCGCTGACCTCACCCTTACCAAGGGTGTGCTCTACCAACTGAGCTACAAGAGCGTAACACTTTGCACAACCTGCAAACTTGGAGCGGGTAGCGGGAATCGAACCCGCATCATCAGCTTGGAAGGCTGAGGTTCTACCACTAAACTATACCCGCGGAGCTTGCAGCTCACGCTAAAAATGGTGGAGGGGGAAGGATTCGAACCTTCGAAGTCGTAGACGTCAGATTTACAGTCTGATCCCTTTGGCCGCTCGGGAACCCCTCCTAAGCGAGCCGGCATTCTATACTATGCCGACCTTCTGTCAAGCATTTTCTCATTAAAAACCTGAGGTTAGCTGCACTGACATCACCCCACTTTGATAACCTGTTTAGGTGTTCGCTGTGGAGCGGGCGCCATTCTATGCAAACTATTCCAACGGTGCAACCCCCTCACACAGCATTATTTTATGTTTTAACTCATTGAATTCCTTGGAAAGGTTCTGCAACTGCACATCCCCCAACAAACGCTGGCTTTCGGGCGCAATGCGCAGCCAGTAACCGGGCTCGAGAAGATCCCTTTGCGATGGCTGAGCCTTCACATTCATCGCCACAAGCCGCTGTTGCAGCGCAGAAATAGCCTCCTCTCGAGCCAAGCCACCCAAGAACAGGCAATCCTGCGCTGCGCGTCGCGCACCCTGCCCCTCTCGGGAATCACCACCAGCTTCACTCAGCAAACGAATGTCTTGCTGGGATCCACGGTACATGCTGAGTGGCGTGACATCTTTTGCTCGCAAGGGCGCCTCCTGCTGATGCCAGACGTAATAGAACACATTGAGAACAACAAGCAGCAGGAACAACCAACGCATACAAACCTCAAGATAGGGGACACGCCATGGCCAACCCCACAAAGACCAGATCCGGGACGACTCGGGCATCAGGCACAACATCCGCAACCAAACCTGCGTCGCCACCAGTAATAAAGACGGTGAAGCGTTCACCCCAATAGGATCGGGCCATCTCCATTTGGGTCAGCACGAAACCTCTCAACATCAACGAGCACCCACGCTCCACCGCCTCAACGGTACTCCGCCCCGGAGCATGACTTGTCAGAGCCCGCTCGGCAGCCAAATCTCCATAACGGATATTCCGAGTATGTGTGCGCAGCTGATTTCGCATCAATGGCATCCCCGGACAAATGAACCCTCCCAGATGCTCCCCCTCGGCACTAATGAAGTCCGCGGTCACTGCAGTGCCGAAATCAAGAATCAGACAAGCGCCTGCGGCCAAGTGAAAACCGCCGAGCATTGCCAACCAACGATCCAGCCCCAGACGCTCATAGTCGTCATAGCCATTCTTGACACCAGACACTTCATTGGCCGGCTTCGCACACACTACAGAAAGGGCGAACATCTGCTCGAGAATCCGAGTCAGAGCGGCGGTCTCCTCGTTAGTCCTGACACTAACCAAGCGACAGTTGCGCAGTGATAGGCCGTCCAATGCATGCAGACTAGCCACCAGGGCCTGATCCGAGTCGACCACACCTTCCGCGAAAAGATCTCCGGCAGCGGAATTCAATACCCGCCACTTGATAAAGCTGTTCCCACAGTCGAGCTCAAGAATCATCACGCAACCTCAGACTGAGCTCACCACCGCTAAATACTTTTTCCACGCCATCCACCTTCAAGCGCAGCGCCCCTTGACCATCAATACCGAGCACTACACCTTCAATATGACTAGTGCCGGCTATCAACGAAACCGAGCGACCTTGCCACATATGATCCTTTTGCCACTCATCCTGGAGTGCTGAAAAGCCATCGACCTGATGGCGATGGATATAGCCACGCAACTGCTCGCTTAGCTCCGCCACCAATACGTTGCGATCACAGCTCCTGCCCGTCTCGAGTCGAATCGACGTCCATTGCTGGCCGACCTCGTCAGCAACCTGCATATTCACGTTAATGCCTATGCCCAGCACCACGTGACAAACGTCTGCAGGATCCCCTACGAGTTCCAGAAGAATACCGGCAATTTTCTTGTTTCCGACCAATACGTCGTTGGGCCACTTCAATCCAGCGCCCGACACACCGAGCTTTCGCAGGACATGCATAACCGCCAGACCGACCACAAGACTCAACCCCTCAAGCTGGCGCATGCCGCCTTCAATACGCAGTACAAGGCTGTAATAGAGGTTTTCAGCAAAAGGACTTACCCACTTGCGCCCCCTGCGACCTCGACCGGAGATCTGCCGCTCCGCCAATACCAGAAACGGAGCCGCACACCCTTGATTGATCGCGCGCAGCGCCTCTGCATTGGTGGAGTCTATGGAGTCAAAGACAGTCATCGGCCAAACCGAAGCCAGGGCGCTGATTTCCAGAGGATCAAGCAACGTCAAGGGTGCCGCAAGTTGATAGCCTCGACCCCGGACCTTATTAATGGACAACCCGAGTTCAGCCTCAAGATGCTGAAGCTGCTTCCATACAGCACTTCGACTGATACCCAGAGCAAGCCCCAGAGCCTGGCCAGAATGGAATCGACCATCCTTTAAAAGATTCAACAACGTCAGCATGCAGGTCTCGCCTCACAATGAGGCCCGAATAATAGCCATGAGCCGAGCGATTGCATAGAAATCAAGCAAACCACTTTCCTGCGGGCAAAACAAAACCCCAATTGCTTTCGCAATTGGGGTTTCGGAATTTAATCTTGACGATGACCTACTCTCACATGGGGAAACCCCACACTACCATCGGCGATGCATCGTTTCACTGCTGAGTTCGGGATGGGATCAGGTGGTTCCAACGCTCTATGGTCGTCAAGAAATTCGGTGTGCCGACTCGTCTTTCGACGCTTCAGCAAATTGGGTATGCGATAGTTTGTGTGTTTCTCTCGAACTTTCGGTTCGTTTCGTCTTCACACACCGCAATCTGGCCTCTCTCGAGTTCGCAAATTGCTTGGGTGTTATATGGTCAAGCCTCACGGGCAATTAGTATTGGTTAGCTCAACGCCTCACAGCGCTTACACACCCAACCTATCAACGTCGTAGTCTTCGACGGCCCTTCAGGGAACTCAAGGTTCCAGTGAGATCTCATCTTGAGGCAAGTTTCCCGCTTAGATGCTTTCAGCGGTTATCTTTCCCGAACATAGCTACCCGGCAATGCCACTGGCGTGACAACCGGAACACCAGAGGTTCGTCCACTCCGGTCCTCTCGTACTAGGAGCAGCCCCTCTCAAATCTCAAACGTCCACGGCAGATAGGGACCGAACTGTCTCACGACGTTCTAAACCCAGCTCGCGTACCACTTTAAATGGCGAACAGCCATACCCTTGGGACCGGCTTCAGCCCCAGGATGTGATGAGCCGACATCGAGGTGCCAAACACCGCCGTCGATATGAACTCTTGGGCGGTATCAGCCTGTTATCCCCGGAGTACCTTTTATCCGTTGAGCGATGGCCCTTCCATACAGAACCACCGGATCACTAAGACCTACTTTCGTACCTGCTCGACGTGTCTGTCTCGCAGTCAAGCGCGCTTTTGCCTTTATACTCTACGACCGATTTCCGACCGGTCTGAGCGCACCTTCGTACTCCTCCGTTACTCTTTAGGAGGAGACCGCCCCAGTCAAACTACCCACCATACACTGTCCTCGATCCGGATAACGGACCTGAGTTAGAACCTCAAAGTTGCCAGGGTGGTATTTCAAGGATGGCTCCACGCGAACTGGCGTCCACGCTTCAAAGCCTCCCACCTATCCTACACAAGCAAATTCAAAGTCCAGTGCAAAGCTATAGTAAAGGTTCACGGGGTCTTTCCGTCTAGCCGCGGATACACTGCATCTTCACAGCGATTTCAATTTCACTGAGTCTCGGGTGGAGACAGCGCCGCCATCGTTACGCCATTCGTGCAGGTCGGAACTTACCCGACAAGGAATTTCGCTACCTTAGGACCGTTATAGTTACGGCCGCCGTTTACCGGGGCTTCGATCAAGAGCTTCGCGTTAGCTAACCCCATCAATTAACCTTCCGGCACCGGGCAGGCGTCACACCCTATACGTCCACTTTCGTGTTTGCAGAGTGCTGTGTTTTTAATAAACAGTCGCAGCGGCCTGGTATCTTCGACCGGCATGAGCTTACGGAGCAAGTCCTTCACCCTCACCGGCGCACCTTCTCCCGAAGTTACGGTGCCATTTTGCCTAGTTCCTTCACCCGAGTTCTCTCAAGCGCCTTGGTATTCTCTACCCAACCACCTGTGTCGGTTTGGGGTACGGTTCCTGGTTACCTGAAGCTTAGAAGCTTTTCTTGGAAGCATGGCATCAACCACTTCGTCACCCAAAGGGTAACTCGTCATCAGCTCTCGGCCTTAAGATCCCGGATTTACCTAAGATCTCAGCCTACCACCTTAAACTTGGACAACCAACGCCAAGCTGGCCTAGCCTTCTCCGTCCCTCCATCGCAATAACCAGAAGTACAGGAATATTAACCTGTTTTCCATCGACTACGCTTTTCAGCCTCGCCTTAGGGACCGACTAACCCTGCGTCGATTAACGTTGCGCAGGAAACCTTGGTCTTTCGGCGTGGGTGTTTTTCACACCCATTGTCGTTACTCATGTCAGCATTCGCACTTCTGATACCTCCAGCAAGCTTCTCAACTCACCTTCACAGGCTTACAGAACGCTCCTCTACCGCATCACCTAAGTGATACCCGTAGCTTCGGTGTATGGTTTGAGCCCCGTTACATCTTCCGCGCAGGCCGACTCGACTAGTGAGCTATTACGCTTTCTTTAAAGGGTGGCTGCTTCTAAGCCAACCTCCTAGCTGTCTAAGCCTTCCCACATCGTTTCCCACTTAACCATAACTTTGGGACCTTAGCTGACGGTCTGGGTTGTTTCCCTTTTCACGACGGACGTTAGCACCCGCCGTGTGTCTCCCATGCTCGGCACTTGTAGGTATTCGGAGTTTGCATCGGTTTGGTAAGTCGGGATGACCCCCTAGCCGAAACAGTGCTCTACCCCCTACAGTGATACATGAGGCGCTACCTAAATAGCTTTCGAGGAGAACCAGCTATCTCCGAGCTTGATTAGCCTTTCACTCCGATCCACAGGTCATCCGCTAACTTTTCAACGGTAGTCGGTTCGGTCCTCCAGTCAGTGTTACCTAACCTTCAACCTGCCCATGGATAGATCGCCCGGTTTCGGGTCTATTCCCAGCGACTAGACGCCCTATTAAGACTCGCTTTCGCTACGCCTCCCCTATTCGGTTAAGCTCGCCACTGAAAATAAGTCGCTGACCCATTATACAAAAGGTACGCAGTCACCCAACAAAGTGGGCTCCCACTGCTTGTACGCATACGGTTTCAGGATCTATTTCACTCCCCTCTCCGGGGTTCTTTTCGCCTTTCCCTCACGGTACTAGTTCACTATCGGTCAGTCAGTAGTATTTAGCCTTGGAGGATGGTCCCCCCATATTCAGACAAAGTTTCTCGTGCTCCGTCCTACTCGATTTCATGACCAAGAGATTTTCGCGTACAGGGCTATCACCCACTATGGCCGCACTTTCCAGAGCGTTCCGCTAATCTCAAAGCCACTTAAGGGCTAGTCCCCGTTCGCTCGCCACTACTAAGGGAATCTCGGTTGATTTCTTTTCCTCAGGGTACTTAGATGTTTCAGTTCCCCTGGTTCGCCTCTTGCACCTATGTATTCAGTACAAGATAACCATCTTATGATGGCTGGGTTCCCCCATTCAGACATCTCCGGATCAAAGTCTGTTTGCCGACTCCCCGAAGCTTTTCGCAGGCTACCACGTCTTTCATCGCCTCTGACTGCCAAGGCATCCACCGTATGCGCTTCTTCACTTGACCATATAACCCCAAGCAATCTGGTTATACTGTGAAGACGACATTCGCCGAAAATTCGCGATTAAACTCACAAATTTTACCTTAGCCTGAATAAACACCAGTGAAAGTGCTATCCAGTCTATCTTTCTATCACATACCCAAATTTTTAAAGAACGATCTAATCAAAGACTAGAAATCAATATTCACACCGGAATATTCATTTCTAAACTCTAACAAGCAGAAGCAGTTAATGGTGGAGCCAAACGGGATCGAACCGTTGACCTCCTGCGTGCAAGGCAGGCGCTCTCCCAGCTGAGCTATGGCCCCATACAAAATTGGTGGGTCTGGGCAGATTCGAACTGCCGACCTCACCCTTATCAGGGGTGCGCTCTAACCAACTGAGCTACAGACCCAATTTCGAGCGCGTAACTGATTAGCTAAGAGCTATCAGCTTGGAGCTTAAAGCTGCTTCTATCGTCTTCTTCAATGAATCAAGCAATTCGTGTGGGAACTTATGGAGCAGCTGATGTCGTCGATTAAGGAGGTGATCCAGCCGCAGGTTCCCCTACGGCTACCTTGTTACGACTTCACCCCAGTCATGAATCACACCGTGGTAACCGTCCTC from Pseudomonas sp. P8_229 encodes:
- the rplL gene encoding 50S ribosomal protein L7/L12; this encodes MSLTNEQIIEAIGQKSVVEIVELIKAMEETFGVTAAAASAGPAAAAAVVEEQTEFNVVLLEAGEKKVNVIKAVRELTGLGLKEAKEKVDGAPQVVAEGVSKEAAEDAKKKLEEAGAKVELK
- the rplJ gene encoding 50S ribosomal protein L10; its protein translation is MAINLEDKKAIVAEVNEAAKVALSAVVVDARGVTVGAMTGLRKEAREAGVYVRVVRNTLLKRAVADTQYSVLNDVFTGPTLIAFSNEHPGAAARIFKEFAKGQDKFEIKAAAFEGKFLAANQIDVLATLPTRDEAISQLMSVIQGATSKLARTLAAIRDQKEAAAA
- the rplA gene encoding 50S ribosomal protein L1; this encodes MAKLTKRQKAIAGKIEAGKAYNIVDAAALLAELSTVKFSESFDVAVNLGVDPRKSDQVVRSATVLPHGTGKTVRVAVFTQGPAAEAALAAGADRVGMDDLAAEMKGGDLNYDVVIASPDAMRVVGQLGQILGPRGLMPNPKVGTVTPDVATAVKNAKAGQVRYRTDKNGIIHTSVGKIGFDAVKLKENVEALIADLKRIKPASSKGIYVKRVTLSTTMGPGLVIDQSSLDA
- the rplK gene encoding 50S ribosomal protein L11; its protein translation is MAKKITAYIKLQVKAAQANPSPPVGPALGQHGVNIMEFCKAFNARTQGLEAGLPTPVIITVYSDRSFTFETKSTPASVLLKKAAGLTSGSARPNTVKVGTVTRAQLEEIAKTKNADLTAADMDAAVRTIAGSARSMGLNVEGV
- the nusG gene encoding transcription termination/antitermination protein NusG, producing the protein MAKRWYVVHAYSGYEKHVMRSLIERVKLAGMEDGFGEILVPTEEVVEMRNGQKRKSERKFFPGYVLVQMDMNEGTWHLVKDTPRVMGFIGGTADKPAPITDKEAEAILRRVADGSDKPKPKTLFEPGEVVRVTDGPFADFNGTVEEVNYEKSRVQVAVLIFGRSTPVELEFSQVEKV
- the secE gene encoding preprotein translocase subunit SecE, coding for MTPKAEAQGSRFDLLKWLVVVALVVVGVVGNQYYSASPILYRVLALLVIAAVAAFVGLQTAKGKSFFVLVKEARTEIRKVVWPTRQETTQTTLIVVAVVLVMALLLWGLDSLLGWLVSLIVG
- the tuf gene encoding elongation factor Tu, encoding MAKEKFDRSLPHVNVGTIGHVDHGKTTLTAALTRVCSEVFGSAIVDFDKIDSAPEEKARGITINTAHVEYNSKIRHYAHVDCPGHADYVKNMITGAAQMDGAILVCSAADGPMPQTREHILLSRQVGVPYIVVFLNKADLVDDAELLELVEMEVRDLLSTYDFPGDDTPIIIGSARMALEGKDDNEMGTTAVKKLVETLDAYIPEPVRMIDKPFLMPIEDVFSISGRGTVVTGRIERGIVRVQDPLEIVGLRDTTVTTCTGVEMFRKLLDEGRAGENCGVLLRGTKRDDVERGQVLVKPGSVKPHTKFTAEVYVLSKEEGGRHTPFFKGYRPQFYFRTTDVTGNCELPEGVEMVMPGDNIQMTVTLIKTIAMEDGLRFAIREGGRTVGAGVVAKIIE
- a CDS encoding pantothenate kinase — translated: MILELDCGNSFIKWRVLNSAAGDLFAEGVVDSDQALVASLHALDGLSLRNCRLVSVRTNEETAALTRILEQMFALSVVCAKPANEVSGVKNGYDDYERLGLDRWLAMLGGFHLAAGACLILDFGTAVTADFISAEGEHLGGFICPGMPLMRNQLRTHTRNIRYGDLAAERALTSHAPGRSTVEAVERGCSLMLRGFVLTQMEMARSYWGERFTVFITGGDAGLVADVVPDARVVPDLVFVGLAMACPLS
- the birA gene encoding bifunctional biotin--[acetyl-CoA-carboxylase] ligase/biotin operon repressor BirA, which gives rise to MLTLLNLLKDGRFHSGQALGLALGISRSAVWKQLQHLEAELGLSINKVRGRGYQLAAPLTLLDPLEISALASVWPMTVFDSIDSTNAEALRAINQGCAAPFLVLAERQISGRGRRGRKWVSPFAENLYYSLVLRIEGGMRQLEGLSLVVGLAVMHVLRKLGVSGAGLKWPNDVLVGNKKIAGILLELVGDPADVCHVVLGIGINVNMQVADEVGQQWTSIRLETGRSCDRNVLVAELSEQLRGYIHRHQVDGFSALQDEWQKDHMWQGRSVSLIAGTSHIEGVVLGIDGQGALRLKVDGVEKVFSGGELSLRLRDDS